The following are encoded together in the Nodosilinea sp. PGN35 genome:
- a CDS encoding DNA polymerase III subunit gamma/tau: MAYEPLHHKYRPQTFGALVGQDAIATTLTSALNQRRIAPAYLFCGPRGTGKTSSARILAKSLNCIAQDHPTPDPCGICETCRSIANGSALDFIEIDAASNTGVDNIRELIERAQFAPVQCRYKVYVIDECHMLSTAAFNALLKTLEEPPSSVVFILATTDPQRVLPTIISRCQRFDYRRIPLDPMIAHLRKIADQEAIAIEDEALRLVAQVSQGGLRDAQSLLDQLSLLEPPVAADAVWDLVGAVPERDLLALVQAILSDDGTAVLDGARKLMDRGREPLIVLQNLAGFYRDLLIAKTAGDRHDLVAITPPTWADMQTLVHQVDATLLLLGQQHLRSAEGQVKNTTQPRLWLEVTLLGLLPSTLAGVSRPTETLAAPSPRSAPAVSPPVSAPGPPPAPLDSPLPPAAAANGAAPPPEPEPAAASSPPDDGQSAPPPADPTPSPDLSQLWLQVIAVLEPLGTRALMQQQGSLLFFDGVVARVGISSRPLFKMAQGRVENVEAAFQRVLNHRVQVSLEVLPDPKPEAPASNISQAPGQEHTPPNPPPPPVLSSPPVAPSPEPEMVSPEALPPVPSAPEPSALLPAIASDFDRAVKNFAQFFNGQVVDVDDELGAGLDNVPLKPSDAAAKQPSHPDRDVPF; the protein is encoded by the coding sequence ATGGCCTACGAACCACTACACCACAAGTACCGTCCCCAAACCTTTGGCGCGCTGGTGGGGCAAGATGCGATCGCAACCACCCTCACCAGCGCTCTCAACCAGCGGCGCATTGCCCCGGCCTACCTGTTTTGTGGCCCTCGGGGCACGGGCAAAACCTCCAGCGCCCGCATTTTGGCCAAGTCGCTCAACTGCATTGCCCAGGATCATCCCACTCCAGATCCTTGCGGCATCTGCGAAACCTGCCGCTCGATCGCCAACGGCTCGGCCCTCGACTTCATTGAGATCGACGCCGCCAGCAACACTGGGGTCGATAACATCCGCGAGCTGATCGAGCGCGCCCAGTTTGCCCCAGTGCAATGTCGGTACAAGGTCTATGTGATCGATGAGTGCCACATGCTCAGCACGGCGGCATTCAATGCGCTGCTCAAAACCCTGGAGGAACCGCCCAGCAGTGTGGTGTTTATTCTCGCCACCACTGACCCTCAGCGGGTGCTGCCGACAATTATTTCGCGCTGTCAGCGGTTTGACTACCGGCGCATTCCCCTAGATCCGATGATCGCTCACCTGCGAAAGATTGCCGATCAGGAGGCGATCGCCATCGAGGACGAAGCCCTGCGGCTGGTGGCTCAAGTTTCCCAGGGAGGGCTGCGCGATGCCCAGAGTCTGCTCGACCAGCTCAGCCTGCTAGAACCGCCCGTGGCCGCCGATGCAGTGTGGGATCTGGTGGGGGCGGTGCCCGAACGCGACCTGCTGGCGCTGGTGCAGGCTATTCTCAGCGACGACGGCACCGCCGTGCTCGACGGTGCCCGCAAGCTGATGGATCGGGGCCGGGAGCCACTGATTGTGCTGCAAAACCTGGCTGGGTTCTACCGCGATCTGCTGATTGCTAAGACGGCGGGCGATCGCCACGACCTGGTCGCCATCACCCCACCCACCTGGGCCGACATGCAAACCCTGGTGCACCAGGTCGATGCGACCCTTTTGCTGCTGGGGCAACAGCACCTGCGCAGCGCCGAGGGACAGGTCAAAAACACCACCCAGCCCCGGCTATGGCTAGAGGTGACGCTGCTGGGGCTGTTGCCCTCTACCCTGGCAGGGGTGAGCCGACCAACGGAGACCCTGGCAGCCCCTAGCCCCCGGTCAGCGCCAGCGGTCAGTCCCCCGGTTTCTGCACCAGGGCCACCCCCTGCTCCGTTGGACTCGCCCTTACCGCCAGCGGCGGCGGCCAATGGAGCAGCACCGCCGCCAGAGCCCGAGCCTGCCGCCGCCAGTTCACCGCCCGACGACGGCCAGAGCGCGCCACCCCCCGCTGACCCTACCCCATCGCCCGATCTGAGCCAGCTGTGGCTCCAGGTAATTGCGGTACTCGAACCCCTGGGCACCCGCGCCCTCATGCAGCAGCAGGGCAGCCTGCTGTTTTTCGATGGGGTGGTGGCTCGAGTCGGCATTAGCTCTAGGCCATTGTTTAAGATGGCTCAGGGTCGCGTCGAAAATGTGGAGGCGGCCTTTCAGCGGGTACTCAACCACAGAGTGCAGGTCTCTTTAGAGGTGCTGCCCGACCCAAAGCCTGAGGCCCCGGCCTCCAACATCTCCCAGGCACCGGGGCAAGAGCATACACCACCTAATCCCCCGCCGCCCCCTGTCTTGTCGTCTCCCCCTGTCGCTCCGTCCCCCGAGCCAGAGATGGTGAGTCCTGAAGCTTTGCCCCCGGTGCCCTCCGCCCCTGAACCGTCGGCCCTGCTGCCCGCGATCGCCAGCGACTTTGACCGAGCCGTCAAGAACTTTGCCCAGTTCTTTAACGGCCAGGTCGTCGATGTAGACGATGAGCTTGGCGCAGGTCTAGACAACGTACCTCTTAAACCTTCCGATGCCGCAGCTAAACAGCCCTCGCATCCCGATAGAGACGTTCCCTTTTAA
- the rnhA gene encoding ribonuclease HI: MAIIQRIYTDGACSGNPGPGGWGTVLYLADGGVHELGGGEAPTTNNRMEMQAAIAGLMLLRDSGQTAPVTIHTDSEYVLKGITQWIAGWKRRGWVNSAKKPVLNRDLWERLDGITAEVNQTLDRPLQWIYVRGHSGDPGNERCDAIARAFAAKRAIALTTAALP; this comes from the coding sequence ATGGCAATTATTCAGCGAATCTATACCGACGGTGCCTGCTCTGGGAACCCCGGCCCTGGCGGCTGGGGCACAGTGCTGTACCTGGCCGATGGTGGGGTTCACGAACTGGGGGGCGGCGAAGCTCCCACCACCAACAACCGCATGGAAATGCAGGCGGCGATCGCCGGACTCATGCTGCTGCGCGACAGCGGCCAGACCGCACCCGTCACCATTCACACCGACAGCGAATACGTGCTCAAGGGCATCACCCAGTGGATCGCGGGCTGGAAGCGCCGGGGCTGGGTTAACTCAGCCAAAAAGCCTGTGCTCAACCGCGACCTGTGGGAGCGCCTGGACGGCATCACCGCCGAGGTGAACCAGACCCTCGATCGCCCCTTGCAGTGGATCTACGTACGCGGACACTCCGGCGACCCCGGCAACGAGCGCTGCGACGCCATTGCCCGCGCCTTTGCCGCCAAACGTGCGATCGCCCTGACGACGGCAGCCCTGCCCTAG
- the gshA gene encoding glutamate--cysteine ligase — protein MLLSKGFEIEMYTGTPAGDVVGLSDRIVADLNGFVREPDSRNVEYTTPPLCQYEKLLCELVRPRHELRQYLRGLGNYTLVPGSTLALGDTERFYRSDPSNPYHAYIEQTYGTTVVTASVHINIGISDPETLMRACRLVRVEAPLYLALTASSPFLGGKATGAHSSRWQVFPKTPAQVPLFTSHAHHIQWMEAQLAAGTMQNVRHLWSSVRPNGDRRPYNLNRLELRICDLISDPVALLAVAALLEARLIQLIQNPELDPMTLSELPGASRNDDLVAITDANEMAAARQSLEAELRHWQDGRPILARDWIQELYEEVWPIAKANGLSCFLSPVKKILREGNEAQRWLRQHEAGQSVQQVLQNAIAEVAASEGLLARDLCEPCAA, from the coding sequence GTGCTGCTGTCTAAAGGGTTTGAAATTGAGATGTACACCGGCACCCCGGCGGGGGACGTGGTCGGTCTCTCCGATCGCATTGTGGCGGATCTCAACGGTTTCGTGCGCGAGCCCGACAGCCGCAACGTCGAATACACCACCCCGCCCCTGTGCCAGTACGAAAAACTGCTGTGCGAGCTGGTGCGCCCCCGCCACGAGCTGCGCCAGTACCTGCGGGGGCTGGGCAACTACACCCTCGTACCCGGCAGCACCCTGGCCCTGGGCGACACCGAGCGCTTCTACCGCTCTGACCCCAGCAACCCCTACCACGCCTACATCGAGCAGACCTACGGTACCACCGTGGTCACCGCCAGCGTGCACATCAATATTGGCATTTCAGACCCCGAAACCCTGATGCGAGCCTGCCGTCTGGTGCGGGTCGAAGCGCCTCTGTACCTGGCCCTCACCGCCTCATCGCCGTTTTTGGGCGGAAAAGCTACCGGTGCCCACTCCAGCCGCTGGCAGGTGTTTCCCAAAACCCCGGCCCAGGTGCCGCTGTTCACCAGCCACGCCCACCACATTCAATGGATGGAAGCCCAGCTGGCGGCGGGCACCATGCAGAACGTGCGCCACCTGTGGTCGTCGGTGCGGCCCAACGGCGATCGCCGCCCCTATAATCTCAACCGCCTGGAGCTGCGAATCTGCGATCTGATCAGCGATCCGGTGGCGCTGCTGGCGGTGGCGGCCCTGCTGGAAGCGCGCCTGATCCAGCTGATCCAAAATCCGGAGTTAGACCCGATGACCCTGAGCGAGCTGCCTGGAGCCAGCCGCAACGACGACCTAGTGGCCATCACCGACGCCAATGAGATGGCCGCTGCCCGCCAGAGCCTGGAGGCCGAACTGCGCCACTGGCAGGACGGTCGCCCCATCCTTGCCCGCGACTGGATCCAGGAACTCTACGAAGAGGTGTGGCCGATCGCCAAGGCCAATGGCCTCAGCTGCTTCCTCAGCCCGGTGAAAAAGATTTTGCGGGAGGGCAACGAGGCTCAGCGCTGGCTGCGGCAGCACGAAGCCGGGCAGTCGGTGCAGCAGGTGCTCCAGAATGCCATCGCCGAGGTGGCCGCTAGTGAGGGGCTGTTAGCCCGCGATCTGTGCGAACCCTGCGCTGCCTAG
- a CDS encoding tRNA (cytidine(34)-2'-O)-methyltransferase, whose translation MPIIVLVTPEIPPNTGNIARTCAATTTPLHLVGPLGFDLSDRALKRAGLDYWPQVDLTLHADWETFHRQQRGLGGRTIGFSTSGRCNYTDLTYRPDDWLLFGSESAGLPRSVLAMCDETAYIPMDRSVVRSLNLSVSAAIALFESLRQLQLFPVGSAPKETVANEAID comes from the coding sequence ATGCCCATCATTGTGCTCGTCACGCCCGAAATCCCTCCCAATACTGGCAATATTGCCCGTACCTGCGCTGCTACGACTACCCCCCTCCACCTGGTGGGCCCTCTAGGATTTGACCTCAGCGATCGCGCGCTCAAGCGGGCTGGCCTTGACTACTGGCCCCAGGTTGACCTCACCCTGCACGCCGACTGGGAGACCTTTCATCGGCAGCAGCGTGGGCTGGGAGGCCGAACCATCGGCTTTAGTACTTCTGGGCGATGTAACTATACAGACCTCACCTACCGTCCCGACGACTGGCTTCTGTTCGGCAGCGAGAGCGCCGGCCTCCCTAGGTCAGTGCTGGCAATGTGCGATGAAACCGCCTACATTCCAATGGATCGCAGCGTTGTCCGCAGTCTCAATCTGTCGGTGAGTGCCGCCATCGCCCTCTTCGAAAGCCTGCGCCAGCTTCAGCTCTTTCCCGTCGGCTCGGCCCCCAAAGAGACTGTGGCCAACGAGGCCATAGATTGA
- a CDS encoding peptidoglycan DD-metalloendopeptidase family protein produces the protein MKRVVPQESEIDCPPSSLSTAQAEASGGYRRVQTSAAMLGLALSFGASAPLLTEPELALAADGSSITVLPAASREKSQTAKLVPAETATSSAYHTVEPGESLWHIAAQHKADVQAIKVANGIAGDDVLRAGQVIRVPAVGMASLSAPAEASRLALKADAAGGVGGDLAAASGLVPSGDVLSVDELEKSWQLEDALSLEALSLTAEEELSEEELAKAELEAQLEETALDPLSGDVDGQLATVPQPQISADSGAIAQPNPVSASPALVADARLASPAAQVGEATVSSGVETSASLPLYDEGEPPAAAAPVASSTAVASAPAAAETKKDIAVAALPLRPAAVPTADVGTVRSYQVKPGDTLWSIASRNGLTLDELLSHNRTVSQPETLSVGDSLSIPLASAAEEPVSLPTSGLAAAPRNREQVIRDHLARIRESNSTSIDRDQLNARIREARQELERSRAATTAPAEMPLEYHSSAPVSLAASGVGGTVSISESALASREGSQAPVPASARSQWTVTDVAESEAQPVAALTPALETAVEEPAQLNGVNPPSQLLAAAPLSADAYRVSPSMPVGQTVSPSMPMMPGASEFLPEAPSLSNGFIWPTRGTLTSGYGWRWGRMHRGVDIAGPVGTPIVAAAPGVVVRSGWNSGGYGNLVDIRHSDGSMTRYAHNSRLLVRQGEQVRQGQQIAEMGSTGYSTGPHLHFEVHLPNSGTVNPMAYLPGR, from the coding sequence TTGAAACGCGTAGTTCCCCAAGAGTCTGAGATTGACTGTCCGCCCTCTAGTTTGAGCACCGCTCAGGCAGAGGCTTCAGGAGGTTACCGTCGAGTTCAAACTTCGGCCGCCATGCTGGGTTTGGCCCTGTCCTTCGGAGCCTCTGCTCCGTTGCTCACAGAGCCAGAGTTAGCCCTAGCTGCCGACGGTTCAAGCATTACGGTGTTGCCCGCCGCCAGTCGAGAAAAATCCCAGACTGCTAAACTGGTGCCCGCCGAAACAGCTACATCTTCGGCGTACCACACCGTTGAGCCCGGTGAAAGTCTTTGGCACATTGCCGCCCAGCACAAGGCCGATGTTCAGGCCATCAAGGTGGCCAACGGTATTGCTGGCGACGACGTTCTGCGGGCCGGTCAAGTGATTCGGGTGCCTGCGGTGGGTATGGCCAGTTTGTCTGCCCCAGCCGAGGCGTCTCGGCTGGCCCTGAAAGCTGATGCTGCCGGTGGCGTTGGCGGTGATTTGGCCGCTGCCAGCGGCCTGGTGCCCTCCGGCGATGTGCTTTCGGTAGATGAGCTGGAAAAGTCCTGGCAGCTGGAGGATGCTCTGTCCCTTGAGGCCCTGTCTCTCACCGCTGAGGAGGAGCTATCTGAAGAGGAGCTCGCCAAGGCCGAACTGGAGGCCCAGCTCGAAGAGACTGCTCTAGACCCGCTGTCCGGCGATGTCGATGGTCAGCTAGCGACTGTTCCGCAACCTCAGATCTCTGCTGACAGTGGGGCGATCGCCCAGCCCAATCCAGTTTCAGCATCCCCTGCACTGGTGGCCGATGCTCGACTAGCTTCGCCCGCTGCCCAAGTTGGCGAAGCGACTGTTTCCAGCGGTGTCGAAACCTCCGCGAGCTTGCCCCTTTACGATGAGGGTGAGCCGCCTGCCGCCGCTGCGCCAGTAGCCTCATCCACCGCAGTGGCCAGTGCACCTGCTGCGGCTGAGACCAAGAAAGATATTGCGGTAGCCGCCCTGCCATTGCGGCCCGCCGCCGTTCCCACCGCCGATGTCGGGACTGTGCGCTCCTACCAGGTGAAGCCGGGCGATACCCTGTGGTCTATCGCATCGCGCAATGGTCTTACCCTCGACGAATTGCTGAGCCACAACCGGACGGTCAGCCAGCCTGAGACACTTTCGGTGGGTGACAGCCTCAGCATTCCCCTTGCGTCCGCCGCTGAAGAGCCGGTGAGTTTGCCCACTAGCGGCCTAGCTGCCGCTCCCCGCAACCGTGAGCAGGTCATTCGCGACCACCTGGCTCGCATTCGGGAGTCCAACAGCACATCGATCGACCGCGATCAGCTCAACGCCCGCATCCGCGAGGCGCGTCAAGAGCTTGAGCGCAGCCGGGCTGCGACTACAGCCCCAGCCGAAATGCCGTTGGAATATCACAGTTCCGCGCCGGTTTCCCTGGCTGCCTCTGGGGTGGGTGGTACTGTATCGATCAGCGAGTCGGCCCTAGCCTCTAGGGAAGGATCCCAGGCCCCGGTGCCTGCCTCGGCTCGATCTCAGTGGACGGTCACCGATGTTGCCGAGAGTGAGGCCCAGCCCGTGGCGGCCCTGACTCCGGCCCTTGAGACCGCCGTTGAGGAACCAGCCCAACTCAACGGGGTAAACCCTCCTAGCCAGCTGTTGGCAGCGGCTCCCCTGAGTGCAGATGCCTACCGGGTTTCCCCCAGCATGCCTGTGGGGCAGACGGTGTCGCCGAGTATGCCGATGATGCCCGGTGCCAGCGAGTTTTTGCCGGAGGCCCCCAGCCTCTCTAACGGCTTCATCTGGCCTACCCGCGGCACCCTCACCTCTGGCTACGGCTGGCGCTGGGGTCGTATGCATCGCGGTGTCGATATTGCTGGCCCGGTGGGCACCCCCATCGTGGCGGCGGCACCGGGCGTGGTGGTGCGATCGGGCTGGAACTCGGGAGGCTACGGCAACTTGGTAGATATTCGCCATAGCGACGGCAGTATGACCCGCTATGCCCACAACAGCCGCCTTTTAGTGCGTCAAGGTGAGCAGGTGCGCCAGGGGCAACAGATTGCTGAAATGGGCAGCACCGGGTATAGCACTGGCCCCCACCTGCACTTTGAGGTTCACCTGCCCAACAGCGGCACCGTGAATCCAATGGCTTACCTGCCAGGGCGTTAG